The following proteins are co-located in the Lacticaseibacillus paracasei subsp. paracasei genome:
- the thiW gene encoding energy coupling factor transporter S component ThiW, protein MTQSSVKKLAILAMMIALDVVLSPLFRVEGMAPMSSVVNVVAAAMMGPLYATIMAFGCALIRMALLGIPPLALTGAIFGALLAGLGYRFGKHNWWAAAGEILGTGLIGSMLSYPVMVWFTGSAQSLYWFVYTPRFFGGSISGSLIGLFVLYELDHIGITKRIQKIF, encoded by the coding sequence ATGACACAAAGCAGCGTTAAGAAACTGGCGATATTAGCGATGATGATTGCCTTAGATGTGGTGCTTTCACCCTTATTTCGCGTTGAAGGGATGGCACCTATGTCCAGCGTGGTCAATGTCGTGGCAGCTGCCATGATGGGACCGCTATATGCCACCATCATGGCCTTTGGTTGTGCTCTGATTCGCATGGCATTATTGGGGATTCCACCGCTGGCATTGACCGGTGCAATATTCGGGGCGCTCTTAGCTGGCCTCGGCTATCGTTTTGGCAAACACAATTGGTGGGCCGCCGCTGGGGAGATTCTTGGCACTGGTTTGATCGGATCCATGCTGTCTTATCCCGTGATGGTTTGGTTCACCGGCAGCGCGCAATCGCTCTACTGGTTCGTTTACACCCCACGTTTTTTTGGTGGATCGATCTCAGGGTCGTTAATCGGCTTGTTTGTCCTATATGAACTTGATCACATTGGCATCACCAAGCGTATTCAAAAAATTTTCTAG
- the tenA gene encoding thiaminase II: MKFSEKARQQVVPYWEGSFTHPFITELQAGTLDPAIFRFYLIQDAYYLQHFTHLYTLIAAQTQEPELKAYALQSAEGLAQGEIAIRHDFFAELNISTTELAATTIAPTTYHYVSHMYRQLVEGTPHVAIAGMLPCPWLYQEVAQQLKQRKSPVPIYQRWIDTYSGADNADDQRAAIALIDRLYDQSMPTEQQQMLAAFRISSQMEYSFWEMAYHLEAWPKGAKVDDTKQR; encoded by the coding sequence ATGAAATTTTCTGAAAAAGCTCGGCAGCAAGTTGTTCCGTACTGGGAAGGCAGCTTCACTCACCCATTTATTACGGAGCTACAAGCTGGCACCCTTGATCCGGCGATTTTCCGCTTTTATCTGATTCAGGATGCTTATTATCTGCAACATTTTACACATTTATATACGCTGATTGCCGCACAGACGCAGGAGCCGGAATTGAAAGCTTATGCGCTGCAGTCGGCTGAAGGTTTGGCCCAAGGTGAAATTGCGATACGCCACGATTTTTTCGCCGAATTGAACATCTCAACAACTGAGCTGGCGGCCACCACGATTGCGCCGACCACGTATCACTATGTTTCCCACATGTACCGACAATTGGTTGAAGGCACGCCGCATGTGGCGATTGCGGGGATGCTGCCATGTCCATGGTTGTATCAGGAGGTGGCACAGCAGTTGAAGCAACGAAAATCACCCGTGCCGATTTATCAGCGCTGGATTGACACTTATAGCGGTGCGGATAACGCGGACGATCAGCGAGCGGCGATTGCGTTGATTGATCGGTTGTACGACCAAAGCATGCCGACTGAGCAGCAACAAATGCTGGCTGCGTTTCGGATCAGCAGTCAAATGGAATACAGCTTTTGGGAGATGGCGTATCACTTAGAAGCGTGGCCGAAAGGAGCAAAGGTTGATGACACAAAGCAGCGTTAA